From Triticum aestivum cultivar Chinese Spring chromosome 4A, IWGSC CS RefSeq v2.1, whole genome shotgun sequence, a single genomic window includes:
- the LOC123081637 gene encoding expansin-A19-like, whose protein sequence is MAAGMRFLQLFAAVLAFCFAPANSNWIPATATFYGGADGSDTMGGACGYENLYVAGYGINNVALSTALFNDGASCGQCYVIICDTSKSDMCKPGTSITVSATNFCPPNWDLPSDNGGWCNPPRHHFDMSQPAWENIGIYRAGIIPVFYQQVKCWRQGGVRFTINGFNYFELVLVANIGGSGSIKSMSVKGTNTAWILMSRNWGANWHCLSGLVGQALSFAITSTGGQYLVFQDVVPAWWQFGQTFSTWRQFDY, encoded by the exons ATGGCAGCTGGGATGCGCTTCCTGCagctgttcgccgccgttctcgcgTTCTGCTTCGCGCCGGCCAATTCCAACTGGATCCCGGCCACCGCCACCTTCTACGGCGGCGCCGACGGCTCCGACACAATGG GTGGCGCGTGTGGGTACGAGAATCTGTACGTTGCAGGGTACGGGATCAACAACGTGGCGCTGAGCACGGCGCTGTTCAATGACGGTGCATCGTGCGGACAGTGCTACGTCATCATCTGCGACACCAGCAAGTCGGATATGTGCAAGCCCGGCACGTCCATCACCGTGTCCGCCACCAACTTCTGCCCTCCCAACTGGGATCTTCCCAGCGACAACGGCGGGTGGTGCAATCCTCCCCGCCACCACTTCGACATGTCGCAGCCCGCCTGGGAGAACATCGGCATCTACCGTGCCGGCATCATCCCAGTCTTCTACCAGCAGGTCAAGTGCTGGAGGCAGGGCGGCGTGCGGTTCACCATCAATGGCTTCAACTACTTCGAGCTGGTGCTCGTGGCCAACATTGGCGGGAGCGGGTCGATCAAGagcatgtcggtgaaagggaccaACACCGCGTGGATCCTCATGTCCAGGAACTGGGGTGCGAATTGGCACTGCCTCTCGGGGCTCGTTGGGCAGGCGCTCAGCTTCGCCATAACCTCCACTGGCGGCCAATACCTTGTCTTCCAAGACGTCGTGCCAGCCTGGTGGCAATTCGGGCAAACCTTCTCCACCTGGCGCCAGTTCGATTACTAG
- the LOC123081636 gene encoding protein TORNADO 2-like, with protein sequence MALNYMGAAAINAVAALLSIPVIAAGIWLSTQADNACVQILQWPLIGLGVAVLAVGLAGFVGAFWRLPWLLLAYMVLMLLLVAALACLAVFVFVATTGTSGRPVPSRAFLEYDLADYSGWLRRRVADEPGRWDEIKTCLAATAPVCSELNQTYAAPQDFFAAWLTPMQSGCCKPPTRCGYTFVSATNWISPIDGAADPDCAAWSNDQDRLCYSCDSCKAGLLQNLRREWRRADVVLAVTVVALLAVYAMGCYAFRTARTDELFRRYRQGYT encoded by the coding sequence ATGGCGCTCAACTACATGGGCGCCGCGGCCATCAACGCGGTGGCGGCCCTGCTGTCCATCCCGGTGATCGCGGCCGGCATCTGGCTCTCCACGCAGGCCGACAACGCCTGCGTCCAGATCCTCCAGTGGCCGCTCATCGGCCTCGGCGTCgccgtcctcgccgtcggcctcgcgGGCTTCGTCGGCGCCTTCTGGCGCCTGCCCTGGCTCCTCCTCGCCTACATGGTCCTCATGCTGCTCCTCGTCGCCGCGCTCGCCTgcctcgccgtcttcgtcttcgtcgCCACCACCGGCACCTCCGGCCGCCCCGTGCCCAGCCGCGCCTTCCTCGAGTACGACCTCGCCGACTACTCCGGCTGGCTGCGCCGCCGCGTCGCCGACGAGCCGGGGAGGTGGGACGAGATCAAGACGTGCCTGGCCGCCACCGCGCCCGTCTGCTCCGAGCTCAACCAGACGTACGCCGCGCCGCAGGACTTCTTCGCCGCCTGGCTCACCCCGATGCAGTCCGGCTGCTGCAAGCCGCCGACGAGGTGCGGCTACACCTTCGTCAGCGCGACCAACTGGATCAGCCCGATCGACGGCGCCGCCGACCCCGACTGCGCCGCCTGGAGCAACGACCAGGACCGGCTCTGCTACTCCTGCGACTCATGCAAGGCCGGGCTGCTGCAGAACCTCCGCCGGGAGTGGCGCCGCGCGGACGTCGTCCTCGCCGTGACCGTCGTCGCCCTCCTTGCGGTCTACGCCATGGGCTGCTACGCGTTCCGCACCGCCAGGACGGACGAGCTCTTCCGCCGCTACCGGCAGGGCTACACGTAA
- the LOC123084886 gene encoding FH protein interacting protein FIP2: protein MQSPESSSSAAPVLLNIGGTKYATTAETLTQREPDSMLAAMFSGRHTLPHHPTTGAVFVDRDGKHFRHILNWLRDGAIPALSESEHHQLLREAEYYQLLGLADYINEKLASKKTENSCEAELTRKDVIKCIQAQKIRFRGLNLSGLDLSKLDLSEVDFSYACIERTNFSCANLHKAKFRLVEAAHSSFEQANLHECELTGANLQDAVLDRANVQSANLQDACLTGCSFIETDVRSAHLQNANLTGADLNGANLEGANLKGAKLSGANLQGANLQRAYLREVDLRETDLTGAKLGGANLLGAIR from the exons ATGCAGTCGCCggagtcctcctcctccgccgcgccggTCCTCCTCAACATCG GGGGGACGAAGTACGCGACCACCGCCGAGACGCTCACGCAGCGGGAGCCCGACTCCATGCTCGCCGCCATGTTCAGCGGCAGGCACACGCTCCCGCACCACCCCACCACG GGGGCGGTGTTCGTGGACAGGGATGGGAAGCATTTCAGGCACATCCTCAATTGGCTAAGGGACGGTGCCATCCCGGCGCTCTCGGAGTCCGAACACCACCAACTCCTGCGAGAGGCGGAGTACTACCAGTTGCTC GGTTTGGCTGATTACATTAATGAGAAATTGGCTTCCAAAAAGACTGAGAATTCGTGTGAGGCTGAATTGACACGCAAAGATGTGATCAAGTGCATTCAAGCCCAGAAAATCAGATTTCGTGGCCTGAATCTATCCGGCCTTGATCTATCTAAACTT GACTTATCAGAGGTGGACTTCAGTTATGCGTGCATCGAGAGAACCAACTTTTCATGTGCTAATCTTCATAAAGCAAAATTTAGG CTGGTGGAAGCTGCACATTCTTCATTTGAACAGGCAAATTTACATGA GTGTGAGCTTACTGGAGCAAATCTTCAAGACGCTGTCCTAGACAGAGCAAACGTTCAAAGCGCAAACCTGCAAG ATGCATGCTTAACGGGATGTAGCTTCATTGAGACAGATGTCCGTTCAGCCCATTTACAG AATGCTAATCTTACGGGTGCcgatttgaatggagctaacctTGAAGGGGCCAATCTCAAG GGGGCTAAGTTGTCGGGTGCAAACTTGCAAGGGGCAAATCTTCAGCGAGCCTACTTGAGAGAAGTTGATTTGCGTGAAACT GATTTGACTGGTGCTAAGCTTGGAGGAGCAAATCTTCTTGGAGCTATCAGATAG